One Serinus canaria isolate serCan28SL12 chromosome Z, serCan2020, whole genome shotgun sequence DNA window includes the following coding sequences:
- the ZNF532 gene encoding zinc finger protein 532 isoform X2 has translation MAMGDMKTPDFDDLLAAFDIPDMVDPKAAIESGHDDHESHIKQNAHADEDSHVPSSSDVGVSVIVKNVRTIDSSEGLDKDGHHSTGNSLHNGFLTSAALESYSKDEGKSLKDDGSASETTLKDSAFNQFSPISSAEEFDDDERIEVDDPPDKEEIRANFRANVLAGSLSQQEYDKLKALGGENLIKSGITVSSSIDKNKTGKRETETSSMNLGVYESFKTRKTEDKLLKDSSEKLLENRVLDGKLSTEKCDTNLASISQSKAKSSAKLSSCIAAIAALSAKKAATDSSKDLQSNSGESSPLPKDMSESPRAIEKSPESQSLIDGAKKPSVKPPDSPRSVSSENSSKGSPSSPAGSTPAIPKVRIKTIKTSSGEIKRTVTRVLPEVDLDSGKKPEQSASMVTSMTSLLSSPTSAAVLSSPPRAPLQSSVVTNAVGSAELAPKQVTIKPVATAFLPVSAVKTAGSQVINLKLANNTTVKATVISAASVQSASSAIIKAANAIQQQTVVVPASSLASAKLVPKTVHLANLNLLPQGAQTTSELRQVLTKPQQQIKQAIISAAASQPSKKVSRVQVVSSLQSSVVEAFNKVLSSVNPVPVYIPNLSPPANAGITLPTRGYKCLECGDSFALEKSLTQHYDRRSVRIEVTCNHCTKNLVFYNKCSLLSHARGHKEKGVVMQCSHLILKPVPADQMIASPSSNTAAAMLQSAGGAGTHSVTKIQTGLTGTVISAPASSPVIPAMPLDEDPSKLCRHSLKCLECNEVFQDETSLATHFQQAADTSGQKTCNICQMLLPNQCSFASHQRIHQHKSPYTCPECGAICRSVHFQTHVTKNCLHYTRRVGFRCVHCNVVYSDVAALKSHIQGCHCEVFYKCPICPMAFKSAPSTHSHAYTQHPGIKIGEPKIIYKCSMCDTVFTLQPLLYRHFDQHIENQKVSVFKCPDCSLLYAQKQLMMDHIKSMHGTLKSVEGPPNLGINLPLSTKPTTQNSASHNKEDTKSINGTEKLEKKSPSPIKKTEPKKVTSPGWTCWECDRLFTQRDVYISHMRKEHGKQMKKHPCRQCDKSFSSSHSLCRHNRIKHKGIRKVYTCSHCPDSRRTFTKRLMLEKHIQLMHGIKDPDVKEMTESTNMEEREVKEDTKVPSPKRKLEEPVMEFRPPRGAITQPLKKLKINVFKVHKCAVCGFTTENLLQFHEHIPQHKSDGSSYQCRECGLCYTSHVSLSRHLFIVHKLKEPQPVSKQNGSGEDNQQENKPSHEDDSSNSAASDRRCKVCAKTFETEAALNTHMRTHGMAFIKSKRMSSADK, from the exons ATGGCCATGGGGGATATGAAGACCCCAGATTTTGATGACCTTCTTGCAGCCTTTGACATACCAGACATGGTAGATCCCAAAGCAGCTATTGAATCTGGACATGATGACCACGAAAGCCACATAAAACAAAATGCTCACGCAGATGAAGATTCCCATGTCCCATCATCATCTGATGTTGGGGTGAGCGTCATTGTGAAAAATGTGCGTACTATTGATTCTTCCGAAGGTCTGGATAAGGATGGCCACCATTCCACAGGCAATAGCTTGCACAATGGCTTTCTAACATCAGCAGCTCTTGAGAGTTACAGTAAAGATGAAGGGAAATCACTTAAAGATGATGGGTCAGCTTCTGAGACTACACTGAAGGATTCAGCTTTTAACCAGTTCAGCCCAATATCAAGTGCGGAAGAATTTGATGATGATGAGAGAATTGAGGTGGATGACCCCCCAGATAAAGAGGAGATACGCGCAAATTTCAGAGCAAATGTCTTGGCAGGATCTCTATCGCAGCAGGAATATGACAAACTAAAGGCACTTGGAGGGGAGAACTTAATTAAATCTGGAATCACTGTTTCAAGTAGtatagataaaaataaaactggtaAACGAGAGACAGAGACAAGCTCCATGAATTTAGGTGTATATGAGTCTTTTAAAACTCGAAAAACAGAGGACAAGTTGCTAAAAGACAGTTCTGAGAAGCTTCTTGAAAACAGGGTACTTGATGGAAAACTGAGTACTGAAAAATGTGACACAAATCTTGCCAGCATTTCCCAGTCCAAAGCGAAGTCATCAGCAAAGCTTTCATCCTGTATCGCTGCAATCGCAGCACTGAGTGCTAAAAAGGCAGCCACAGATAGCAGTAAAGATTTACAGTCTAATTCAGGAGAATCTTCTCCATTACCAAAAGACATGAGTGAAAGTCCCCGAGCTATTGAAAAATCTCCTGAGTCTCAGAGTCTCATTGATGGTGCTAAGAAGCCGTCTGTCAAACCACCTGATAGTCCCAGAAGCGTCTCAAGTGAGAACAGTAGCAAAGGGTCTCCGTCTTCTCCTGCAGGGTCGACACCAGCAATTCCTAAGGTTCGCATAAAAACCATCAAGACTTCTTCTGGGGAGATCAAGAGAACTGTTACTAGAGTGTTGCCAGAAGTTGATTTGGACTCTGGTAAAAAGCCAGAGCAGAGTGCTTCCATGGTAACCTCCATGACATCTCTCCTGTCTTCACCAACTTCTGCAGCtgttctctcctctcctcccagagctcctctgcagTCCTCAGTTGTCACCAATGCAGTTGGATCTGCAGAACTTGCCCCCAAACAGGTCACCATCAAACCCGTGGCTACTGCCTTCCTGCCCGTTTCAGCAGTGAAAACTGCAGGTTCCCAAGTGATCAATCTGAAGCTCGCTAACAACACCACAGTAAAAGCCACTGTCATCTCTGCTGCATCCGTGCAGAGCGCCAGCAGCGCCATTATCAAAGCTGCCAATGCCATCCAGCAGCAGACGGTCGTGGTGCCAGCATCGAGCCTTGCCAGTGCCAAACTTGTGCCAAAGACAGTCCATCTTGCCAACCTTAACCTTTTGCCTCAGGGTGCTCAAACCACCTCTGAACTGCGCCAAGTGCTAACAAAACCCCAGCAGCAAATCAAGCAGGCAATAATTTCTGCAGCCGCCTCTCAGCCTTCGAAAAAAGTGTCTCGAGTGCAGGTGGTGTCATCTCTACAGAGCTCTGTAGTGGAAGCATTCAATAAGGTGCTGAGCAGTGTCAATCCTGTACCAGTTTACATCCCAAACCTTAGCCCCCCTGCCAATGCGGGAATCACGCTACCGACACGAGGTTACAAGTGTTTGGAGTGCGGTGACTCGTTTGCTCTCGAGAAGAGCCTGACCCAGCATTATGACAGGAGGAGTGTGCGAATTGAAGTGACTTGTAATCATTGTACAAAGAATTTAGTTTTCTACAATAAATGTAGTCTCCTGTCCCACGCTCGCGGGCACAAGGAGAAAGGCGTCGTGATGCAGTGTTCCCATCTGATCCTAAAACCAGTCCCAGCAGATCAAATGATAGCATCTCCTTCCAGCAATACTGCTGCAGCCATGCTCCAGAGCGCAGGGGGAGCTGGCACGCACTCGGTAACAAAGATCCAGACTGGCTTAACTGGGACAGTGATCTCGGCCCCTGCGAGCTCTCCTGTCATTCCAGCTATGCCGCTAGACGAAGATCCATCAAAACTCTGTAGACATAGTCTAAAGTGTTTGGAGTGCAATGAAGTTTTCCAAGATGAGACATCTCTTGCAACTCATTTCCAGCAGGCCGCAGACACAAGTGGACAA AAGACATGCAATATCTGCCAGATGCTGCTTCCTAACCAGTGCAGTTTTGCATCACACCAGAGAATTCATCAGCATAAATCTCCATACACGTGTCCTGAATGTGGAGCAATCTGCAGATCTGTCCACTTCCAGACCCATGTCACTAAGAACTGCCTGCATTATACCCGAAGAGTTGGGTTTCG CTGCGTGCACTGCAATGTTGTGTACTCTGACGTGGCGGCACTCAAGTCTCATATTCAAGGTTGCCACTGTGAAGTCTTTTACAAGTGTCCTATCTGTCCCATGGCATTTaaatctgctcccagcacacacTCCCATGCCTACACACAACACCCGGGTATCAAGATAGGCGAACCAAA AATAATATATAAATGCTCTATGTGTGACACTGTGTTTACTCTACAACCTTTGCTCTATCGCCACTTTGATCAGCACATTGAAAACCAGAAGGTGTCTGTTTTCAAGTGTCCAGACTGTTCTCTTCTGTATGCACAGAAACAGCTTATGATGGATCATATCAAG TCTATGCATGGAACTTTGAAAAGTGTTGAGGGGCCACCAAACCTGGGGATAAATCTGCCTCTCAGTACTAAACCCACAACTCAAAACTCAGCCAGTCACAACAAGGAGGACACAAAATCTATCAATGGAACAGAAAAGTTGGAGAAGAAATCTCCTTCTCccataaagaaaacagaacctAAAAAAGTCACTAGTCCTGGCTGGACATGTTGGGAGTGTGACAGGCTCTTCACTCAGAGAGACGTTTACATCTCCCACATGAGGAAAGAACATGGAAAG caaatgaagaaaCATCCTTGTCGGCAATGTGACAAATCTTTCAGTTCGTCCCACAGTTTATGTCGGCACAATCGTATCAAGCACAAAGGCATTAGGAAGGTTTATACCTGCTC gcactgcccagaTTCGAGACGTACTTTTACCAAGAGGTTGATGTTGGAAAAACATATTCAGTTGATGCACGGCATTAAAGACCCTGATGTGAAAGAAATGACTGAATCTACCAACATGGAAGAAAGGGAAGTAAAAGAAGACACAAAG GTTCCTAGTCCAAAGCGTAAATTGGAAGAACCTGTAATGGAATTCAGACCTCCACGAGGTGCAATCACTCAGCCATTAAAGAAGCTGaagataaatgtttttaaagttcACAAGTGTGCAGTTTGTGGCTTTACAACAGAAAATCTTCTCCAGTTTCATGAACATATTCCTCAGCATAAATCTGATGGCTCTTCGTACCAATGCAGGGAATGTGGACTCTGCTACACGTCTCATGTGTCCCTTTCCAGACACCTCTTCATTGTACATAAGCTGAAGGAGCCTCAGCCAGTATCAAAACAGAATGGGTCTGGGGAGGATAATcagcaagaaaacaaacccagccaTGAGGACGACTCTTCCAACAGTGCGGCATCAGACAGAAGATGCAAAGTGTGCGCAAAGACTTTTGAAACTGAAGCGGCCTTAAACACTCACATGAGAACACATGGCATGGCCTTCATCAAGTCCAAAAGAATGAGTTCAGCTGACAAGTGA